Proteins co-encoded in one Prevotella sp. E13-27 genomic window:
- a CDS encoding Ig-like domain-containing protein: MKRSLLFLLLSVFALMVKADNITVDGTSRNYIVYAPSNLGAKRPLLISCHGMNQDANYQKNMLKIESVADTAKFVTVFPNGIDKGWDISGDRDIKFVTAIIDKMINQYDIDPNCVYLSGFSMGGMFTYHAMNKIADKIAAFAPISGYPLGGGNFTSSRPVPIIHTHGTGDDVVTFSGVQSILNGWINRNHCSTTPVVTQRYRGAGHITRRVWGNGDDGVEVVLMELADKGHWISNDNGVLTGDEIWKFCKRYSLQLKNPQVRITSPKSPMTYVTMGGKTQLDDLTITATAKDPDGGTIEKVEFYDGKTLLATVDAEPYTATVSNLKAGAHNIRVVATDNEGNVGESTTVITIVEPAGATAYVISNVFTTDGSVPEGWVTYDGKEKRVGYSDGYSQGSRIMHLTADQKDFEWGLYTRNVEGNARAGYARFGSKETTMVLTLNPGNYELTHRVANWNIPSFSPIRVAVEDINGKTIQEEAFTPTANVGNSKTSSFSGTTTGRFRFNILETTRCQVTFYTSDGAWSDLIIGRATVARKGVVPSAIEEVNNENDKLSLDKCDLYDLQGRLVTGKASKGVYVACPEGEKLHDGNARKILVK, from the coding sequence ATGAAACGTTCACTACTTTTCCTGCTGTTGTCAGTCTTTGCGCTGATGGTTAAGGCCGACAATATCACCGTCGATGGAACATCGCGAAACTACATCGTCTATGCACCAAGCAATCTGGGAGCAAAGCGCCCACTGCTCATCTCCTGTCACGGAATGAACCAGGATGCCAACTATCAGAAGAATATGCTGAAGATTGAGTCGGTGGCTGACACAGCTAAATTCGTAACGGTGTTCCCTAACGGCATTGATAAGGGATGGGATATATCAGGCGACCGTGACATCAAATTCGTTACTGCTATCATCGACAAGATGATTAATCAGTATGACATCGATCCCAACTGCGTGTATCTCTCAGGCTTTTCAATGGGTGGCATGTTCACATATCATGCCATGAACAAGATAGCTGACAAGATAGCTGCCTTTGCTCCTATAAGCGGCTATCCACTTGGAGGCGGCAACTTTACCAGTTCGCGCCCTGTGCCCATCATCCATACTCATGGTACTGGCGACGATGTGGTGACCTTTAGTGGTGTGCAGAGCATCCTTAACGGATGGATTAACCGTAACCACTGTTCTACGACTCCTGTCGTCACACAGCGCTATCGCGGTGCTGGTCATATCACACGCCGTGTATGGGGCAATGGCGATGACGGCGTTGAGGTTGTATTGATGGAGTTGGCCGACAAAGGTCACTGGATTTCTAATGATAATGGCGTCCTTACAGGCGATGAGATATGGAAGTTCTGTAAGCGCTACTCTCTTCAGTTGAAGAACCCACAGGTACGCATTACCTCTCCGAAGAGCCCCATGACGTATGTCACAATGGGTGGAAAAACACAGCTTGACGACCTGACGATTACTGCAACAGCGAAAGATCCTGATGGCGGAACCATTGAAAAGGTGGAGTTCTATGATGGCAAAACACTCCTTGCAACAGTTGATGCCGAACCTTACACAGCTACCGTCTCCAACCTGAAGGCAGGAGCGCACAACATTCGTGTGGTTGCTACAGACAACGAAGGAAATGTGGGTGAGTCAACGACTGTTATTACTATTGTAGAGCCGGCAGGCGCAACAGCCTACGTAATAAGTAATGTGTTCACTACCGACGGAAGCGTGCCCGAAGGGTGGGTGACTTATGACGGTAAGGAGAAGCGCGTGGGCTATAGCGATGGCTACTCACAGGGCAGTCGCATTATGCATCTTACTGCTGACCAGAAAGATTTTGAATGGGGACTATATACTCGAAATGTGGAGGGAAATGCTCGTGCTGGATATGCACGCTTCGGATCCAAGGAGACAACGATGGTACTCACGCTCAACCCTGGTAACTATGAACTGACACATCGCGTTGCCAACTGGAACATACCCTCGTTCTCACCTATACGCGTTGCCGTAGAGGATATAAACGGTAAGACCATTCAGGAGGAAGCCTTCACACCAACAGCAAATGTAGGCAACAGCAAGACAAGCTCGTTTAGTGGCACTACCACAGGTCGTTTCCGTTTCAATATTCTTGAGACGACACGCTGTCAGGTGACCTTCTATACTTCCGACGGCGCGTGGAGCGACCTCATCATAGGTAGGGCGACTGTAGCACGAAAAGGCGTTGTGCCATCGGCTATTGAGGAGGTGAACAACGAGAATGATAAGCTGTCACTCGACAAGTGTGACCTCTATGACCTCCAGGGACGTCTCGTTACAGGAAAAGCCTCTAAAGGCGTGTATGTTGCATGTCCTGAAGGAGAGAAACTGCATGACGGCAACGCTAGGAAAATCCTCGTGAAATGA
- a CDS encoding rhamnulokinase: protein METKKCFFAVDLGATSGRTIIGSINDGHVELEEITRFPNNLIEQGGHYYWDIYALYFEIIRGLREVANRNIEITSIGIDTWGVDFVFIGDDGAILRNPRAYRDPITFDAMDDYLKHVISKREVYDITGIQFLNFNSIFQLYAMQREGNTALKNASKILFVPDALSWMLTGNEVCEYTIASTSQLLDPRTKQLDERLLASIGLTRSKFGRVVKPGTVVGVLTEEVQRLTGLGQVPVIAVAGHDTGSAVAAVPAKDENFAYLSSGTWSLMGIETKDAIISDLSYERNFTNEGGIEGTTRFLKNICGMWLYERCRLEWPEEVRKLSHPELQGQAMGVEPFRSLINPDDPMFAAPTSMIGAIQTYCRESHQPVPETPAEICRCIFDSLALRYRQVFQWMQEFAPFKLDVLHIIGGGSLNKYLNQFTANSTGATVLAGPQECTALGNIMLQAKTAGMVSDIWEMRKIIADSIELVKYEPHDRATWDMAFDRYLSIVNGVINGKEETEKLFK, encoded by the coding sequence ATGGAAACAAAGAAATGTTTTTTTGCCGTAGATCTTGGAGCTACAAGTGGCAGAACCATCATTGGCTCTATCAACGATGGACATGTTGAACTGGAAGAAATAACACGCTTTCCAAACAACCTGATAGAGCAGGGTGGTCACTACTATTGGGACATCTACGCTCTTTACTTCGAGATAATTCGCGGCTTGCGCGAAGTGGCAAACCGCAACATAGAGATAACATCGATAGGCATTGATACATGGGGCGTTGACTTCGTGTTTATTGGCGATGATGGCGCTATCCTGCGTAATCCGCGTGCCTATCGTGACCCCATCACTTTCGACGCAATGGATGACTATCTGAAGCATGTCATCTCGAAGCGTGAGGTCTATGACATAACAGGCATACAGTTCCTTAATTTCAACTCCATCTTCCAGCTTTACGCCATGCAGCGTGAGGGCAACACAGCATTGAAGAACGCTTCGAAGATACTCTTCGTGCCCGATGCACTGTCGTGGATGCTCACTGGCAACGAGGTGTGCGAATATACCATCGCTTCTACGTCGCAGCTCCTTGATCCCCGCACAAAGCAGCTCGACGAGCGTCTGCTCGCTTCCATCGGACTTACACGTTCGAAGTTCGGACGTGTGGTGAAGCCAGGAACTGTCGTTGGCGTGCTCACTGAAGAGGTGCAGCGTCTCACAGGCTTAGGACAGGTGCCCGTCATCGCCGTTGCAGGTCATGACACAGGCTCAGCAGTCGCTGCTGTACCTGCGAAGGACGAGAATTTCGCTTATCTGTCGAGTGGAACTTGGAGCCTCATGGGTATTGAGACAAAGGATGCCATCATCAGCGATCTCTCCTATGAGCGTAACTTCACCAACGAGGGAGGCATAGAGGGTACTACACGTTTCCTTAAGAATATATGTGGCATGTGGCTCTATGAACGCTGTCGTCTGGAGTGGCCAGAGGAAGTACGCAAGCTCTCTCATCCAGAGTTGCAGGGACAGGCTATGGGCGTTGAGCCCTTCCGTTCGCTCATCAACCCCGATGACCCGATGTTTGCTGCGCCCACGTCAATGATTGGTGCCATACAGACCTATTGCCGTGAGAGCCATCAGCCCGTGCCGGAGACACCGGCAGAGATATGCCGTTGCATCTTTGACTCGCTTGCCCTTCGCTATCGTCAGGTGTTCCAGTGGATGCAGGAGTTCGCTCCTTTCAAGCTCGATGTGCTCCATATCATCGGCGGCGGTTCGCTGAACAAGTATCTGAACCAGTTTACTGCCAACTCTACAGGTGCCACCGTCCTTGCAGGACCTCAGGAGTGTACTGCTCTTGGCAACATCATGCTTCAGGCAAAGACAGCCGGCATGGTGAGCGATATATGGGAAATGCGTAAGATTATTGCCGATTCCATCGAACTTGTGAAGTATGAACCACATGATCGTGCAACATGGGACATGGCGTTCGACCGCTACCTCAGCATCGTCAATGGTGTCATAAACGGCAAGGAAGAAACCGAGAAGTTGTTTAAGTGA
- a CDS encoding L-rhamnose isomerase translates to MKANLIEQAYAVAKERYAAIGVDTDAVLDQLQKQQISLHCWQTDDVVGFERNDALSGGIQTTGNYPGRARNIDEVRKDIEFVKTLIAGNHRLNLHEIYGDFGGQFVDRDQVEVKHFQSWIDWAKENNMKLDFNSTSFSHPKSGDLTLSNPDKSIRDFWIEHTKRCRRIADAMGKAQNDPCIMNIWVHDGSKDMPVQRKKYREILAASLDEIMEEKLDGVKNCFEAKLFGIGLESYTVGSHDFYTAYCATRKQMYTLDTGHYEQTENVSDFVSTLLMYVPELMLHVSRPVRWDSDHVTIMNDQTLDLFKELVRCDALDRAHVGLDYFDASINRIGAYLVGTRATQKCILQALLEPKAKLREYENNGQYFERLALMEEAKSMPFGAVFDYFNLKNNVPVGEEYIQCIQQYEKDVTSKR, encoded by the coding sequence ATGAAAGCTAATTTAATAGAACAGGCTTATGCCGTAGCGAAAGAGCGCTATGCAGCCATTGGTGTTGACACCGACGCAGTACTTGACCAGCTCCAGAAGCAGCAGATTTCTCTGCACTGCTGGCAGACCGACGACGTCGTTGGTTTCGAGCGCAACGATGCCCTCTCTGGCGGTATCCAGACTACAGGTAACTATCCTGGTCGTGCACGTAACATCGACGAGGTGCGCAAGGACATCGAGTTTGTGAAGACGCTCATCGCAGGTAACCATCGTCTGAATCTCCACGAGATCTACGGTGACTTCGGAGGACAGTTCGTTGACCGCGACCAGGTGGAAGTAAAGCACTTCCAGAGCTGGATTGACTGGGCCAAGGAGAACAACATGAAGCTCGACTTCAACTCCACCTCGTTCTCACACCCCAAGAGCGGTGACCTCACCCTTTCTAACCCCGACAAGAGCATCCGCGACTTCTGGATTGAGCACACCAAGCGCTGCCGCCGCATCGCCGACGCCATGGGTAAGGCACAGAACGACCCATGTATCATGAATATCTGGGTGCACGACGGTTCAAAGGATATGCCTGTTCAGCGCAAGAAGTATCGTGAGATACTCGCTGCTTCTCTCGATGAGATTATGGAGGAGAAGCTCGATGGCGTGAAGAACTGCTTCGAGGCTAAGCTGTTCGGCATCGGTCTGGAGAGCTATACCGTTGGTTCACACGACTTCTACACAGCTTACTGCGCTACACGTAAGCAGATGTACACCCTCGACACCGGCCACTACGAGCAGACAGAGAACGTCAGCGACTTCGTTTCTACACTGCTGATGTATGTCCCTGAGCTTATGCTCCATGTCTCTCGTCCTGTTCGTTGGGACTCTGACCACGTAACCATCATGAATGACCAGACCCTCGATCTCTTCAAGGAGCTTGTTCGTTGCGATGCCCTTGACCGTGCTCACGTAGGTCTCGACTACTTCGATGCTTCTATCAACCGCATCGGTGCATACCTCGTTGGTACACGTGCCACACAGAAGTGCATCCTTCAGGCACTCCTCGAGCCAAAGGCAAAGCTTCGTGAGTATGAGAACAATGGTCAGTACTTCGAGCGTCTCGCTCTCATGGAAGAGGCTAAGTCTATGCCATTCGGCGCTGTGTTCGACTACTTCAACCTGAAGAACAACGTACCTGTTGGTGAGGAGTACATCCAGTGCATTCAGCAGTACGAGAAGGACGTAACATCAAAGCGCTAA